One Nicotiana tomentosiformis chromosome 4, ASM39032v3, whole genome shotgun sequence genomic window carries:
- the LOC138910056 gene encoding uncharacterized protein, which yields MNARLAKILPKIISANQSGFIKGRQISKNILLAQEIINEIGKKQSGRNVAMKLDMTKAYDRVTWSFLYQMMRQLGFSEGDPISPSLFVICAELLSTMLNNLYANREFNSFSMGRGGPQINHLAFADDVIIFSNGRTKTLQLIMAKLSKYEAASSQAINKNKSYFVLALGASLRARNKVARITGMHQKELPIKYLGCPLFTGRQKIAYYSEMMSKVTSRVRSWQTKILSPGGWIGTIEQSGRNYVIHIRRKGFSLENLKTSAKLLQLGRKQSPNWKEMCKLKHEVEKHLVWLVGEREISFWYDNWTKFGPLYRQFLDNVQPTDIKLKDVLVDGEWQEENYDVEWTDAIRNIINMEEVELLDGTPNKATWSTDSKGKFIITTAWDIWRNKKETVDTYSQIWHKDVPFKMAFITWRALTRRMPTDERLNSMERNTSNSTTEEMVDIQSKEHICKLCSKNHSSICGLGTLEIAMCKAGGTIRDSVGKLILAYSIYLGPGTSNWVEGQAMLIGLQKVVAMGINKIILEADSKVLVYSVKEEAYTPWRLIQTVNKIKEIVEEKKVTAKHCYREANKIADRLAAISHTHK from the exons ATGAATGCAAGATTAGCCAAAattctacccaagataatatcagCCAATCAATCGGGGTTCATAAAAGGAAGACAAAtctcaaaaaatattttattagctCAAGAAATCATCAATGAAATTGGGAAGAAGCAAAGTGGGAGAAATGTTGCAATGAAGCTAGACATGACAAAAGCATATGATAGGGTTACGTGGTCATTCTTATATCAAATGATGAGGCAATTGGGGTTCTCAGAA GGTGATCCAATATCACCATCTTTGTTTGTCATATGTGCAGAACTACTCTCTACTATGTTGAATAACCTGTATGCAAACAGGGAATTCAATAGCTTTTCGATGGGGAGAGGTGGACCACAAATTAATCACCTTGCTTTTGCAGATGATGTAATTATATTCTCTAACGGAAGGACAAAAACTTTACAGTTAATAATGGCCAAACTTAGTAAGTATGAGGCTGCCTCAAGTCAGgcaattaacaaaaataaaagttattTTGTATTAGCACTAGGAGCGTCACTAAGGGCAAGGAATAAAGTGGCCAGAATTACAGGAATGCATCAGAAAGAATTGCCAATAAAATACCTAGGATGTCCCCTTTTCACGGGCAGACAAAAGATAGCTTACTACTCAGAAATGATGAGTAAAGTGACAAGCAGAGTAAGGAGTTGGCAGACTAAAATTTTGTCACCTGGAG GATGGATAGGCACCATTGAGCAGTCTGGGAGAAATTATGTTATCCATATAAGGAGGAAGGGGTTCAGTTTAGAAAACTTGAAGACATCTGCAAAGCTTTTACA GTTGGGTAGAAAGCAGTCACCAAACTGGAAAGAAATGTGCAAATTGAAGCATGAAGTGGAGAAACATCTAGTTTGGTTAGTTGGTGAAAGAGAAATTTCCTTTTGGTACGATAATTGGACTAAGTTCGGCCCCTTGTACAGGCAGTTTCTAGATAATGTACAACCCACCGACATTAAACTTAAAGATGTGTTGGTGGATGGGGAGTGGCAAGAGGAAAATTATGATGTGGAATGGACGGATGCGatcagaaatataataaatatggaGGAAGTTGAATTGCTTGATGGAACACCAAACAAAGCTACTTGGTCAACAGACAGTAAAGGCAAATTCATAATAACTACGGCATGGGATATATGGAGAAACAAGAAGGAGACAGTTGATACATACTCCCAGATCTGGCATAAAGATGTTCCCTTCAAGATGGCATTCATCACATGGAGAGCCTTGACTAGGAGAATGCCTACAGATGAGAGATTG AATTCAATGGAGAGGAACACTTCTAATTCAACTACTGAAGAAATGGTGGACATACAGAGCAAAGAACACATTTGCAAGCTTTGTAGCAAAAATCATTCCTCAATTTGTGGTCTGGGAACTCTGGAGATCGCGATGTGCAA GGCTGGTGGTACTATTCGAGATAGTGTGGGAAAACTCATCCTCGCATACTCTATATATTTGGGACCTGGTACTAGTAATTGGGTGGAAGGCCAGGCTATGCTAATTGGACTACAAAAGGTTGTCGCAATgggaataaataaaataattttagaaGCAGATTCTAAAGTCCTCGTGTATTCAGTAAAGGAGGAAGCATATACACCATGGAGGCTCATACAAACAGTGAACAAGATCAAAGAAATTGTGGAGGAAAAGAAGGTGACCGCGAAGCACTGCTACAGAGAAGCCAACAAAATTGCCGATAGATTAGCCGCCATTAGCCACACACACAAATAA